A DNA window from Drosophila biarmipes strain raj3 chromosome 2R, RU_DBia_V1.1, whole genome shotgun sequence contains the following coding sequences:
- the LOC108022402 gene encoding uncharacterized protein LOC108022402, protein MLHLRFGFMAALPLVLMLLLKVSPPADGFIIRLITETLQNNVAGEPILHERTSWDFDPEAAKKARSLYYEKNGFRSAKFIERLGVGLDGRHEDRRAEQGHRDVGRLNGEHNVNYPPPPA, encoded by the exons ATGCTACACCTGAGATTTGGCTTTATGGCGGCT TTGCCTCTGGTGCTGATGCTTCTGCTCAAGGTTAGCCCACCCGCAGATGGCTTTATTATCCGTCTGATAACCGAAACGCTGCAGAACAACGTGGCTGGTGAGCCGATCCTTCACGAAAGGACTTCCTGGGACTTCGATCCGGAGGCGGCAAAGAAGGCGAGGTCGTTGTACTACGAG AAAAATGGATTCCGCTCGGCCAAGTTTATCGAGCGACTGGGCGTGGGTCTGGATGGGCGGCACGAGGATCGGCGGGCGGAGCAAGGACATCGGGATGTGGGCCGCCTGAACGGGGAGCACAATGTGAACTATCCGCCTCCGCCGGCTTAG